In a genomic window of bacterium:
- a CDS encoding dihydrolipoamide succinyltransferase, whose protein sequence is VAEWLVKPGDEVVEGQPLVTLEDRAGTIYTVVAPRDGIVSTFMAEERDRVYYGDTLGYVLEVAE, encoded by the coding sequence TGTAGCCGAGTGGCTGGTTAAACCAGGCGACGAGGTGGTCGAGGGCCAGCCCCTGGTGACCCTTGAGGATCGGGCCGGGACCATCTACACTGTCGTCGCTCCCCGTGACGGTATCGTGTCCACCTTCATGGCCGAGGAACGGGACAGAGTCTATTACGGCGACACTTTAGGATATGTATTAGAGGTAGCCGAATAG